One genomic window of Cricetulus griseus strain 17A/GY chromosome 3, alternate assembly CriGri-PICRH-1.0, whole genome shotgun sequence includes the following:
- the LOC100751184 gene encoding acyl-CoA desaturase 3: MASSYTTTTTITAPPSGSLQNGREKQKTVPLYLEEDIRPEMKEDIYDPSYQDEEGAPPKLEYVWRNIILMALLHLGALYGLVLVPSSKVYTLLWAFVYYVISIEGIGAGVHRLWSHRTYKARLPLRVFLIIANTMAFQNDVYEWARDHRVHHKFTETHADPHNSRRGFFFSHVGWLLVRKHPAVKEKGGKLDMSDLKAEKLVMFQRRYYKPGILLMCFILPTLVPWYFWGETFLHSLYVATLLRYAMVLNATWLVNSAAHLYGNRPYDKNIDPRENALVSMGSLGEGFHNYHHAFPYDYSASEYRWHINFTTFFIDCMAALGLAYDRKRVSKAALWARIKRTGDGSHKSG; this comes from the exons ATGGCCTCTTCATACacgaccaccaccaccatcacagcGCCTCCCTCCGGAAGCCTGCAGAATGGACGGGAGAAGCAGAAGACGGTGCCCCTCTACCTGGAAGAAGACATCCGCcctgaaatgaaagaagatatatACGACCCCAGCTACCAGGATGAGGAGGGGGCCCCGCCCAAGCTGGAGTACGTCTGGAGAAACATCATCCTCATGGCCCTGCTGCACTTGGGGGCCCTGTATGGGCTTGTGCTGGTTCCCTCCAGCAAGGTCTACACCTTGCTCTGGG CATTTGTCTACTATGTGATCAGTATTGAAGGCATTGGAGCTGGAGTTCATCGCCTGTGGAGCCACCGAACTTACAAGGCTCGGCTGCCCCTCAGGGTCTTCCTCATCATTGCCAACACCATGGCTTTCCAG AATGATGTGTATGAATGGGCCCGGGATCACCGTGTCCACCACAAGTTCACAGAAACGCATGCTGACCCTCACAATTCCCGCCGTGGCTTTTTCTTCTCTCACGTGGGCTGGCTGCTTGTGCGCAAACACCCGGCTGTCAAAGAGAAGGGCGGAAAACTGGACATGTCTGACCTAAAAGCCGAGAAGCTGGTCATGTTCCAGAGGAG GTACTACAAGCCCGGCATCCTGCTGATGTGTTTCATCCTGCCCACGCTGGTGCCCTGGTATTTCTGGGGTGAAACTTTCCTACACAGCCTGTATGTTGCCACATTACTGAGATATGCCATGGTGCTCAATGCCACCTGGCTGGTGAACAGCGCCGCCCACCTCTATGGGAATCGCCCTTATGACAAGAACATTGATCCCAGGGAGAACGCCCTGGTTTCGATGGGATCTCTGG GCGAGGGCTTCCACAACTACCACCACGCCTTCCCCTATGACTACTCGGCCAGTGAGTACCGCTGGCACATCAACTTCACCACGTTCTTCATCGACTGCATGGCTGCCCTGGGCCTGGCTTATGACCGGAAAAGAGTGTCTAAGGCCGCTCTCTGGGCCAGAATTAAAAGAACTGGAGACGGGAGCCATAAGAGTGGCTGA